A stretch of Vicinamibacterales bacterium DNA encodes these proteins:
- the coaD gene encoding pantetheine-phosphate adenylyltransferase translates to MNAEQLAIYPGSFDPLTNGHVDIIQRGSRIFDRIVVGILLNVEKAPLFTVAERVEIAREVFAGYPNVEVDTFDGLLVEYARRKRAGVIVRGLRAISDFEYEMQMALMNRHLNPDVETVFMMPAEKYSYVSSRLVKEVVALGGSVTGLVPTLVEDRLRRKKRGRETLRA, encoded by the coding sequence ATGAACGCTGAGCAGCTCGCCATCTATCCCGGCTCGTTCGATCCGCTCACCAACGGCCACGTGGACATCATCCAGCGCGGCTCGCGGATCTTCGATCGGATCGTCGTCGGCATCCTGCTGAACGTGGAGAAGGCGCCGCTCTTCACCGTGGCCGAGCGGGTCGAGATCGCGCGCGAGGTGTTCGCCGGGTATCCCAATGTCGAAGTGGACACGTTCGACGGGCTGCTGGTGGAGTACGCTCGGCGCAAGCGGGCCGGCGTGATCGTGCGCGGCCTGCGCGCCATCTCGGACTTCGAATACGAGATGCAGATGGCGCTGATGAACCGCCATCTCAACCCCGACGTCGAGACCGTGTTCATGATGCCGGCGGAAAAGTACAGCTACGTGAGCTCGCGGCTGGTCAAGGAAGTCGTCGCCCTGGGCGGCTCCGTCACCGGCCTGGTGCCGACGCTGGTCGAAGATCGGCTGCGCCGGAAGAAGCGCGGCCGCGAAACCCTGAGGGCCTGA
- the rsmD gene encoding 16S rRNA (guanine(966)-N(2))-methyltransferase RsmD, translating into MRVVAGRYRGRLLKSPAWDGLRPTSDRLRETLFNILGPSLPGARVLDGYAGTGAIGIEALSRGAASVTFVERDPRAVKLIAANLEALGIGAAGKPVIIRAGLADAVTRLDGQVFDLIILDPPYAHGAAREALDGAAALAAAHTRVVVEHAARHAPPDAHAGLRRTRTVTAGDSALSFYER; encoded by the coding sequence GTGCGAGTTGTCGCCGGCCGGTATCGCGGACGCCTGCTCAAGTCCCCCGCCTGGGACGGGCTGCGGCCGACGTCGGACCGGCTGCGCGAGACGCTCTTCAATATTCTCGGGCCGTCACTGCCGGGGGCGCGCGTGCTGGACGGCTACGCCGGCACCGGCGCGATCGGGATCGAAGCGCTCAGCCGCGGCGCCGCGAGCGTCACGTTCGTCGAGCGCGACCCGCGGGCGGTGAAGTTGATCGCGGCGAATCTCGAGGCGTTGGGCATCGGCGCGGCGGGGAAACCTGTTATCATCCGCGCAGGCTTGGCGGACGCGGTGACGCGACTCGACGGCCAGGTATTCGATTTGATCATCCTCGATCCGCCGTACGCGCATGGCGCCGCCCGGGAGGCGCTCGACGGCGCCGCCGCGCTCGCCGCCGCGCACACGCGGGTCGTGGTCGAGCACGCGGCGCGCCACGCGCCACCCGACGCGCACGCCGGGCTGCGCCGGACGAGAACCGTGACCGCCGGCGACAGCGCGTTGTCCTTCTATGAACGCTGA
- the recG gene encoding ATP-dependent DNA helicase RecG, giving the protein MCQRPEGAHAGLSVASPPGRLHARARRRRGRGAAAAAALQAGRDALCRQAGADREELPGAAQVRRGALHPGQRRRGQRLSPLPRGPADSRRHRRTGHSRRGQRPRHRPRHGRPRRGPHAEGARLDGSAGISDGPAADHRGGDVDDEPRRRALSARVRRDLRRNRAQVAAAGAPQLLLANARRSRRDQHGRTVRAAFRDQGDPDRSGDCGHRSMTDAADPLQGPLQFLKGVGPRRAADLKRVGLSTVEDLLYRFPTRYEDRGHFQTIASLRPGVAASVSGEVLSSGIRPTRRPRFRIFEMLVRDATGSLRAIWFNQPFLKDVFHPHQRVILFGKLELTPHGLQMQSPQYEVLGGAGEEEDAAGEATTVHTGRIVPIYEKTGQLTAKMQRALVHQALQSLPPALPDPLPAVVRRRQQLIDRRDALEQVHFPPADASVQELNAFRSPAHRRLIFEEFFLFQLGIVLRRRRADSERKARPVIVTDKVRDAVRQVLPFRLTGDQKTAIREIVADMQRPQPMNRLLQGDVGSGKTIVALMASLVAMENALQVAFMAPTEILAEQHFFNIRRLLESSRFRLALLTGATPARRRREMLAELAGGSMHMAIGTHALVQEDVAFRELGLAIIDEQHRFGVLQRATLRAKGLHPDVLVMTATPIPRTLALTTYGDLDVSVMREMPPGRQPILTTARPESRRDDVYAFVRQQIEQGRQAYIIYPLVEESAKVDLKAATEMADHLQQDVFPDFRLALLHGRLKQDGKDRVMGAFVRGEFDILVSTTVVEVGVDVPNATVMVIEHAERFGLSQLHQLRGRVGRGAHKSYCILLHQFGLTDQGRERLKALTETTDGFEIAERDLQLRGPGDFFGTRQSGLPTLRVGDLLRDHALMEEARREAVAALDDVEQADALTALVNTSWEQRFGLVGIG; this is encoded by the coding sequence ATCTGCCAGCGCCCCGAGGGTGCCCATGCAGGTCTTTCAGTTGCGTCTCCTCCCGGTCGTCTGCACGCTCGCGCTCGCCGCCGGCGCGGCCGAGGCGCCGCCGCTGCAGCCGCTCTCCAGGCAGGACGCGACGCGCTTTGCCGCCAAGCTGGCGCAGATCGAGAAGAACTCCCTGGTGCCGCCCAGGTCCGGCGCGGCGCGCTCCATCCAGGTCAGCGACGTCGAGGTCAACGCCTATCTCCGCTACCTCGCGGGCCCGCAGATTCCCGTCGGCATCGCCGAACCGGACATTCGCGGCGTGGGCAACGGCCGCGTCACCGGCCGCGCCATGGTCGACCTCGACGCGGTCCGCACGCAGAAGGCGCGCGGCTGGATGGATCCGCTGGCATATCTGACGGGCCGGCTGCCGATCACCGCGGCGGGGACGTTGACGACGAACCGCGGCGTCGGGCGCTTTCAGCTCGAGTCCGCCGAGATCTCCGGCGTAACCGTGCCCAAGTCGCTGCTGCAGGAGCTCCTCAGCTATTACTCGCGAACGCCCGACGATCCCGACGGGATCAACATGGACGAACCGTTCGCGCTGCCTTCCGGGATCAAGGAGATCCGGATCGGTCAGGGGACTGCGGTCATCGTTCAATGACGGATGCCGCGGATCCGCTGCAGGGTCCCCTTCAATTTCTGAAAGGTGTCGGTCCGCGCCGCGCCGCGGATCTCAAGCGTGTCGGCCTGTCCACCGTCGAGGATCTGCTGTACCGGTTCCCGACGCGCTACGAGGACCGCGGCCACTTCCAGACGATCGCGTCGCTCCGTCCGGGTGTCGCGGCATCCGTGTCCGGCGAGGTGCTCAGTTCCGGCATCCGTCCCACGCGGCGCCCTCGCTTCAGGATCTTCGAGATGCTGGTGCGCGATGCCACCGGCAGCCTTCGCGCGATCTGGTTCAATCAGCCCTTCCTCAAGGACGTCTTCCATCCCCATCAGCGCGTGATCCTCTTCGGCAAGCTCGAGCTGACGCCGCACGGCCTGCAGATGCAGAGTCCGCAGTACGAGGTCCTCGGCGGCGCCGGCGAGGAGGAGGACGCCGCCGGCGAGGCGACGACCGTCCATACCGGGCGGATCGTGCCCATCTATGAGAAGACCGGTCAGCTCACCGCGAAGATGCAGCGGGCGCTGGTGCATCAGGCGCTGCAGTCCCTGCCCCCGGCGCTGCCCGATCCGCTGCCCGCGGTCGTGCGCCGCCGTCAGCAGCTCATCGATCGCCGCGACGCCCTCGAGCAGGTGCACTTTCCGCCGGCCGACGCCTCGGTGCAGGAGCTCAATGCCTTCCGCTCGCCCGCGCACCGCCGGTTGATCTTCGAGGAGTTCTTCCTGTTCCAGCTCGGGATCGTGCTGCGCCGCCGCCGCGCCGACAGCGAGCGCAAGGCGCGCCCGGTGATCGTGACCGACAAGGTGCGCGACGCCGTGCGCCAGGTGCTGCCGTTCAGGCTGACCGGCGATCAGAAGACCGCCATCCGCGAGATCGTCGCCGACATGCAGCGGCCGCAGCCGATGAATCGCCTGCTCCAGGGAGACGTCGGGTCGGGCAAGACCATCGTCGCGCTGATGGCCTCGCTCGTCGCGATGGAGAACGCGCTCCAGGTCGCCTTCATGGCGCCCACCGAGATTCTCGCCGAGCAGCATTTCTTCAACATTCGCCGTCTGCTCGAATCGTCGCGGTTCCGCCTCGCGCTGCTGACCGGCGCCACTCCCGCCCGGCGGCGCCGCGAGATGCTCGCCGAGCTGGCCGGCGGATCGATGCACATGGCGATCGGCACGCACGCCCTGGTCCAGGAAGACGTCGCCTTCCGCGAGCTGGGTCTCGCGATCATCGACGAGCAGCACCGCTTCGGCGTCCTGCAGCGCGCGACGCTGCGCGCGAAAGGGCTGCACCCCGACGTGCTCGTCATGACGGCGACGCCGATCCCGCGAACCCTGGCGCTCACCACCTACGGCGACCTCGACGTCTCGGTCATGCGCGAGATGCCGCCGGGGCGGCAGCCGATCCTCACCACGGCGCGTCCGGAATCGCGGCGCGACGACGTGTACGCGTTCGTGCGGCAGCAGATCGAGCAGGGGCGCCAAGCCTACATCATCTATCCGCTGGTGGAAGAGTCCGCCAAGGTGGATCTGAAGGCGGCGACCGAGATGGCGGATCACCTGCAGCAGGACGTGTTCCCCGACTTCCGCCTGGCGCTGCTGCACGGCCGGCTGAAGCAGGACGGGAAGGACCGCGTCATGGGCGCGTTCGTGCGCGGCGAGTTCGACATCCTGGTGTCGACGACGGTCGTCGAAGTCGGCGTCGACGTGCCCAACGCCACGGTGATGGTGATCGAGCACGCCGAACGGTTCGGGCTCTCGCAGCTGCACCAGCTGCGCGGCCGCGTCGGCCGCGGCGCGCACAAGTCGTACTGCATCCTGCTGCACCAGTTCGGCCTCACCGACCAGGGGCGCGAGCGCCTCAAGGCGCTGACGGAGACCACCGACGGCTTCGAGATCGCCGAGCGCGATCTCCAGCTGCGCGGGCCGGGTGATTTCTTCGGCACCCGCCAGTCCGGCCTGCCGACGCTGCGCGTCGGCGATCTGCTGCGCGACCACGCGCTCATGGAGGAAGCCCGCCGCGAAGCGGTCGCCGCGCTGGACGACGTCGAGCAGGCGGACGCGCTGACGGCCCTGGTGAACACCAGTTGGGAGCAGCGATTCGGCCTGGTGGGGATCGGCTGA
- a CDS encoding sigma-70 family RNA polymerase sigma factor: MLTRTWGDAGEEPGCRVRVANPTDADLVQASLAGDREAFDVIVERHRRQVYQLCYRFAGNHEDASDLAQDVFVRAYRSLRTFKGQSSLGTWLYRIAVNVSLNKVSARPPRVIPVDALVTGDDPRTVSREESPSDAVLRGERAVQVRAAIARLPKKQRATLILRVYHDLPHEQIAGILGSSVGAVKANFFHALNNLKKLLS, from the coding sequence ATGCTGACGCGGACCTGGGGAGATGCGGGTGAGGAGCCCGGCTGCAGGGTGAGGGTGGCGAACCCGACCGACGCCGACCTGGTCCAGGCGTCGCTGGCCGGCGATCGCGAGGCGTTCGACGTCATCGTGGAGCGCCACCGCCGGCAGGTCTACCAGTTGTGCTATCGCTTCGCCGGCAATCACGAGGACGCGAGCGATCTGGCGCAGGATGTCTTCGTCCGTGCCTACCGCAGCCTGCGGACCTTCAAAGGGCAGTCGTCGCTCGGCACGTGGCTCTATCGCATCGCGGTGAACGTCTCGCTCAACAAGGTGAGCGCGCGTCCGCCTCGCGTCATCCCCGTCGACGCGCTCGTCACCGGCGACGATCCGCGGACGGTGTCACGCGAGGAGAGTCCGAGCGACGCCGTCCTGCGCGGCGAGCGCGCCGTCCAGGTGCGCGCCGCGATCGCCAGGCTCCCGAAGAAACAGCGCGCGACCTTGATCCTGCGCGTCTACCACGACCTGCCGCACGAGCAGATTGCCGGCATCCTGGGCAGTTCGGTCGGCGCGGTGAAGGCGAACTTCTTTCACGCGCTGAACAATTTGAAGAAGCTCCTGTCATGA
- the lexA gene encoding transcriptional repressor LexA has product MLPLTKRQREILDYLNDFIQQHGYAPSLEEIGRRFGLSSLATVHKHLTNLQEKGFIKRAWNRSRSVELVSSRLGGRAVELPLLGYVAAGHPIEAVVGSETIAVPEDLVGKRDTYVLRVKGDSMIDEQIRDGDYVIVEDRRTAENGEMVIALVNGADVTLKKLYREQGHIRLQPANPAMQPIILQPDQVQVQGVVIGVMRRY; this is encoded by the coding sequence ATGCTGCCATTGACCAAGCGTCAGCGGGAAATCCTCGACTACCTCAACGATTTCATTCAGCAGCACGGTTACGCCCCCAGCCTCGAGGAAATCGGGCGCCGGTTCGGGCTCTCTTCGCTGGCCACCGTGCACAAGCACCTTACCAACCTTCAGGAAAAAGGCTTCATCAAGCGGGCCTGGAACCGCAGCCGATCGGTCGAGCTGGTCTCGTCCCGCCTCGGCGGCCGGGCGGTCGAGCTGCCCCTGCTCGGCTACGTCGCCGCCGGGCATCCGATCGAAGCGGTCGTCGGCAGCGAAACCATCGCCGTCCCCGAAGACCTCGTCGGCAAACGCGACACCTACGTGCTTCGCGTCAAGGGGGACTCGATGATCGACGAGCAGATTCGCGACGGCGACTACGTCATCGTCGAGGATCGGCGCACCGCGGAGAACGGCGAGATGGTGATCGCGCTCGTCAATGGCGCCGACGTCACGCTCAAGAAGCTCTATCGCGAGCAGGGGCACATCCGCCTGCAGCCCGCCAATCCGGCGATGCAGCCGATCATCCTGCAGCCCGATCAGGTGCAGGTGCAGGGCGTGGTGATTGGAGTGATGCGCCGTTACTAA
- a CDS encoding DUF3467 domain-containing protein — protein sequence MSEQRKQINFTIVPDDGGDSPRTYANFCAISHTPFDFTLSFCEVQPLSAKDIEAAESDHLVKAPVRAKIVLPLQVVPNLIAALQEHMRVFSESTGATWEGKGPIH from the coding sequence ATGAGCGAACAACGCAAACAGATCAACTTCACCATCGTTCCCGACGACGGTGGTGACTCGCCGCGGACGTACGCGAACTTCTGCGCCATCTCGCACACGCCGTTCGACTTCACCCTGTCGTTCTGCGAGGTGCAGCCGCTGTCGGCGAAAGACATCGAAGCCGCCGAATCCGATCACCTGGTGAAGGCGCCGGTCCGCGCCAAGATCGTGCTCCCGCTGCAGGTCGTCCCCAACCTGATTGCCGCGCTGCAGGAGCACATGCGCGTCTTCTCCGAATCCACCGGCGCCACCTGGGAGGGGAAAGGCCCGATTCACTAG
- a CDS encoding DNA polymerase IV, with amino-acid sequence MFLHLDLDSFFVAVERRRQPDLAGRPVVIGGHPGSRGMVAAASREARRCGIRAGMPLAQAAIRCPDGIFLDGAFDACFSASLQIDELLRRETPEVEWLSIDEAFIGLPASARPRAAVDAAERLHRDIGALGFDASCGIARSKLVAKIASSLARPSGVIHVLDGYEARFLSPLKIDMLPGITPALVMRLRGAGIRRLGQLAKLTDAQVSLIAGRAGRTLAQQAAGIDGSRIHRTTLPPPRLNEEPVDPPTADRSVLDAALRRECERAGRELRSRGVFAGTLALRIRFADGRLASRTVRLPEPAAADDALAEAAGALLASMTSRERPVRAVAVSCAGLLSAGASPALFPLRRQQNR; translated from the coding sequence GTGTTCCTTCACCTGGATCTCGACTCGTTCTTCGTCGCGGTCGAACGCCGCCGGCAGCCGGACCTGGCCGGCCGGCCGGTCGTCATTGGCGGCCATCCGGGCAGCCGCGGGATGGTGGCGGCGGCCTCGCGCGAAGCGCGCAGGTGCGGGATTCGCGCCGGCATGCCGCTGGCCCAGGCGGCGATCCGCTGTCCGGACGGAATCTTCCTCGACGGCGCGTTCGACGCGTGCTTCTCCGCGTCGCTGCAGATCGACGAACTGCTGCGCCGCGAGACGCCGGAGGTCGAGTGGCTGTCGATCGACGAGGCGTTCATCGGGCTGCCGGCGTCGGCGCGGCCGCGGGCGGCCGTCGACGCCGCCGAGCGGCTGCATCGAGACATCGGCGCCCTCGGGTTCGACGCGTCCTGCGGGATTGCGCGATCGAAGCTCGTGGCGAAGATCGCATCGAGTCTGGCGCGGCCGAGCGGCGTCATCCACGTGCTCGACGGCTATGAAGCGCGATTCCTCTCGCCACTCAAGATCGACATGCTGCCGGGGATCACGCCGGCGCTGGTCATGCGCCTGCGCGGTGCGGGCATCCGCCGGCTCGGTCAACTGGCGAAACTGACCGACGCGCAAGTGTCGCTGATTGCCGGCCGCGCCGGCCGCACGCTGGCCCAGCAGGCGGCGGGCATCGACGGCAGCCGCATTCACCGGACCACGCTGCCGCCGCCGCGACTGAACGAGGAGCCTGTCGATCCGCCCACCGCGGATCGCAGCGTGCTCGACGCGGCGCTTCGGCGCGAGTGCGAGCGCGCCGGCCGGGAGCTTCGCTCTCGGGGGGTGTTCGCCGGAACGCTCGCGCTGCGCATCCGCTTCGCTGACGGCCGTCTCGCCTCGCGGACGGTCCGCCTGCCCGAGCCGGCGGCGGCAGACGACGCGCTGGCCGAGGCGGCGGGCGCACTGCTCGCCAGCATGACGTCCCGGGAGCGGCCGGTGCGAGCTGTCGCCGTATCCTGCGCCGGGCTGCTCAGCGCCGGCGCCTCCCCTGCCCTTTTTCCGCTGCGCCGCCAACAGAACCGCTAG
- a CDS encoding RNA polymerase sigma factor, which translates to MFGEAMLMSSAAETPRPDGAERLGRLFDAHHDRLYRLARRMSGSADAARDAVQDTFLRAARAPHLVPDGMPHEEAWLVRVLVNVCRDEWRRRDVRRRAAFELAPACERSAESALIARTAIQQALQALPPRRRAILVMYELEGAAIPAIAALLGIRAVTVRWHLSVGRSELARLIGRNHD; encoded by the coding sequence ATGTTCGGCGAGGCGATGCTGATGTCCTCGGCCGCGGAGACGCCGCGGCCCGATGGTGCCGAGCGTCTCGGCCGCCTCTTCGACGCCCACCACGATCGCCTCTATCGCCTGGCGCGCCGGATGAGCGGCTCGGCGGATGCGGCGCGGGACGCGGTGCAGGACACGTTCCTCCGCGCCGCGCGCGCGCCGCACCTGGTCCCCGACGGCATGCCGCACGAGGAAGCGTGGCTGGTGCGGGTGCTCGTGAACGTCTGCCGCGACGAGTGGCGCAGGCGCGACGTCAGGCGCCGCGCCGCCTTTGAGCTGGCCCCCGCGTGCGAGCGCAGCGCCGAATCGGCGTTGATCGCGCGAACCGCGATCCAGCAGGCGCTGCAGGCGCTGCCGCCGCGGCGGCGCGCAATTCTCGTGATGTACGAGCTCGAGGGGGCGGCCATCCCGGCGATTGCGGCGCTGCTCGGCATCCGCGCCGTCACGGTGCGCTGGCACCTCTCTGTCGGCCGCAGTGAACTGGCGCGCCTGATTGGGAGGAACCATGACTGA
- the nth gene encoding endonuclease III: protein MPKVAAAKPPKSAAETRAILKKLEGQHPGADTELHFRNAYELLVATILSAQCTDERVNQVTPALFRRYPDAAALHEATTAELEPQIQSTGFFRAKSKSLAGMAAAVCERHAGEIPKTMEELTALPGVGRKTANVVLGHALGVPGLPVDRHVLRVANRIGIARGDDPEVVEQQLGAAMPREKWTLTSDTLILHGRRICKPTPLCDRCAVRDECDYYRKVIRKTLRAPAPSAKKRPGAAGAKAAGPGVRK from the coding sequence ATGCCGAAGGTGGCGGCGGCAAAGCCGCCGAAGAGCGCCGCCGAGACGCGCGCGATCCTGAAGAAGCTGGAAGGCCAGCATCCGGGCGCCGACACCGAGCTGCACTTCCGGAACGCGTACGAGCTGCTCGTCGCCACGATCCTCTCGGCGCAGTGCACCGACGAGCGCGTCAACCAGGTCACGCCGGCGCTGTTCAGGCGCTATCCGGACGCGGCGGCGCTGCACGAGGCGACGACCGCGGAGCTCGAACCGCAGATTCAGTCGACCGGGTTCTTCCGCGCCAAGTCCAAGTCGCTCGCCGGGATGGCGGCGGCGGTCTGCGAGCGGCACGCCGGCGAGATTCCCAAGACCATGGAGGAGCTGACCGCCCTCCCCGGCGTCGGGCGCAAGACGGCGAACGTCGTGCTGGGCCATGCGCTCGGCGTCCCCGGGCTGCCGGTGGATCGCCACGTCCTGCGCGTCGCGAACCGCATCGGCATCGCCCGCGGCGACGATCCCGAGGTCGTCGAGCAGCAGCTCGGCGCCGCGATGCCGCGGGAGAAATGGACGCTGACGTCCGACACGCTGATCCTCCACGGCCGGCGCATCTGCAAGCCGACGCCGCTCTGCGACCGGTGCGCGGTCCGCGACGAGTGCGACTATTACCGCAAGGTGATCCGCAAGACGCTGCGCGCGCCGGCGCCGAGCGCGAAAAAGAGGCCTGGAGCCGCGGGTGCGAAAGCGGCGGGCCCGGGCGTCAGAAAATGA
- a CDS encoding metallopeptidase family protein translates to MTRERFTKLVEEALEEIPRRFRREMKNVAVVVEDEPSPELLEEMGIEPGDTLFGLYQGTPLTERGWSFGNNLPDRISIYQKPTEEACETEDDIRDCVAETVIHEFGHYFGMSEEEIEEIEDKFWRGESIENA, encoded by the coding sequence ATGACACGGGAGAGATTCACCAAACTGGTCGAGGAGGCGCTCGAAGAGATTCCCCGGCGCTTCCGCAGGGAAATGAAGAACGTCGCGGTCGTCGTCGAAGACGAGCCTTCTCCCGAGCTGCTGGAAGAAATGGGCATCGAGCCAGGCGACACGCTGTTCGGGCTGTACCAGGGAACCCCGCTGACCGAGCGGGGCTGGAGCTTCGGCAACAATCTTCCCGATCGGATCTCGATCTACCAGAAACCGACCGAAGAGGCCTGCGAGACCGAAGACGACATCCGCGACTGCGTCGCGGAGACCGTCATCCACGAGTTCGGCCACTACTTCGGGATGAGCGAGGAGGAGATCGAGGAGATCGAGGACAAGTTCTGGCGCGGCGAATCGATCGAGAACGCGTGA
- the rsmA gene encoding 16S rRNA (adenine(1518)-N(6)/adenine(1519)-N(6))-dimethyltransferase RsmA — MSRRRFGQHFLAPAWADKVAAAIAPQPDQRFLEIGPGPGVLTTRLAGRAAQVTAVEIDRRLAQDLRRNAPPNLEIVEQDFLDFDLASFAGGGPFRVAGNLPYNISSPILFKLLDAAAASANLLDATVMLQREVADRLAARPGTKDYGVLTIFIAAQADVTRLLTLPPGAFRPPPRVDSAVVRLAFKPSVVPPALAGTFARMVRTMFMQRRKTLGNALRPFADTAGRTPSSALAAVGIDPMRRPETLTMAELLALAGVFGGPGSDA; from the coding sequence GTGAGCCGCCGGCGCTTCGGTCAGCATTTTCTCGCCCCCGCGTGGGCGGACAAGGTCGCCGCGGCGATCGCGCCGCAACCCGATCAGCGATTTCTCGAGATCGGTCCGGGCCCCGGCGTGCTCACGACGCGTCTCGCCGGCCGCGCCGCGCAGGTGACCGCCGTCGAAATCGATCGCCGGCTCGCGCAGGACCTGCGGCGGAACGCGCCGCCCAACCTCGAGATCGTCGAGCAGGACTTTCTCGACTTCGACCTCGCGTCCTTCGCCGGCGGGGGGCCTTTCCGCGTCGCCGGCAACCTGCCCTACAACATCTCGTCCCCGATCCTGTTCAAGCTGCTCGACGCGGCTGCGGCATCGGCCAACCTGCTCGACGCCACCGTGATGCTCCAGCGCGAGGTGGCCGACCGGCTGGCCGCCAGGCCCGGGACGAAGGACTACGGGGTCCTCACGATCTTCATCGCCGCGCAGGCGGACGTGACCCGGCTGCTCACGCTGCCGCCGGGTGCGTTCCGGCCGCCGCCCAGGGTCGATTCCGCGGTCGTGCGGCTCGCGTTCAAGCCGTCGGTCGTGCCGCCGGCCCTCGCCGGCACCTTCGCGCGGATGGTGAGGACGATGTTCATGCAGCGCCGGAAGACGCTGGGAAACGCGCTGCGGCCGTTCGCGGACACGGCGGGCCGTACGCCGTCGTCGGCGCTGGCAGCCGTGGGCATCGATCCGATGCGGCGGCCGGAGACGCTGACGATGGCGGAACTCCTGGCGCTGGCGGGGGTGTTCGGGGGTCCGGGGAGCGATGCGTAA
- a CDS encoding ribonuclease J, translated as MSTVLELIPLGGLGEFGMNMMVVACGDTAILVDAGVMFPEPDLLGVDLIIPDLRQLSRYRIQALVLTHGHEDHIGAVPHVVQHFDGPILGTRLTLALVEPKLEQQGEAVRARLREVKPRDRVTVGSFTIEFLRVTHSMPDCVAVAIHTPAGVVLHTGDFKIDQTPLDAEHTDFQRFAQLGAEGVLVMLGDSTNVERKGFSGSERDVTDGFEEIFTSARGRIVVAMFASSLYRMQIVVDLADQFDRKVAFIGRGVVENSQIAQRLGYLRVPPGVQIRDSEVREHPQQDVVCICTGSQGEPQAALPRIAIDDHRHAKLDMDDVVVFSARSIPGNEKAIGRVMNHVAKRGADIIHDGIRHIHVSGHGSEEELKMMLSLVRPRFFVPIHGEYRQLARHARIAKMVSPGTRVVLAENGDVIRIDDDGARVAEKVAAGRILIDGTRSGEVGDEVLRDRRHLAGDGLVVPVVAISRQSGTLEETPDVITRGFVLDARTEALLKEIPGLVGSAIESASVEERTDPGLIKEKIRVDLQRFFRKRSGLRPFVLPVVMEI; from the coding sequence TTGTCCACTGTTCTGGAACTGATCCCGCTCGGCGGGCTCGGCGAGTTCGGCATGAACATGATGGTCGTCGCATGCGGCGACACGGCGATCCTCGTCGACGCCGGCGTCATGTTTCCCGAGCCCGACCTGCTCGGGGTCGATTTGATCATCCCGGACCTGCGGCAGCTGTCGCGCTACCGCATCCAGGCGCTGGTGCTGACGCACGGGCACGAGGATCACATCGGCGCGGTGCCGCACGTCGTGCAGCACTTCGACGGGCCCATCCTCGGCACGCGATTGACGCTGGCGCTGGTCGAGCCGAAGCTGGAGCAGCAGGGCGAGGCGGTCCGGGCGCGGCTCCGCGAGGTGAAGCCGCGCGACCGCGTGACCGTCGGCAGCTTCACGATCGAGTTCCTGCGCGTCACGCACAGCATGCCGGACTGCGTCGCGGTCGCGATTCACACCCCGGCCGGCGTCGTGCTCCACACCGGCGACTTCAAGATCGACCAGACGCCGCTCGACGCCGAGCACACCGATTTCCAGCGCTTCGCGCAGCTCGGCGCGGAAGGGGTGCTGGTGATGCTCGGCGACAGCACCAACGTCGAGCGCAAGGGGTTCAGCGGATCCGAACGGGACGTCACCGACGGCTTCGAAGAGATCTTCACGAGCGCGCGCGGCCGGATCGTCGTCGCGATGTTCGCGTCGAGCCTCTACCGCATGCAGATCGTCGTCGATCTCGCCGACCAGTTCGACCGCAAAGTCGCGTTCATCGGCCGCGGCGTCGTCGAGAACTCGCAGATCGCGCAGCGGCTCGGTTATCTGAGGGTCCCGCCCGGCGTGCAGATTCGCGACAGCGAGGTCCGCGAGCACCCGCAGCAGGACGTGGTGTGCATCTGCACCGGATCGCAGGGCGAGCCCCAGGCGGCGCTGCCGCGCATCGCCATCGACGACCACCGTCACGCCAAGCTCGACATGGACGACGTGGTGGTGTTCTCGGCGCGGTCGATTCCGGGGAACGAGAAGGCGATCGGCCGCGTCATGAACCACGTCGCCAAGCGGGGGGCCGACATCATCCACGACGGCATCCGGCACATCCACGTCTCCGGCCATGGCAGCGAGGAAGAGCTGAAAATGATGCTCTCCCTGGTCAGACCGAGGTTCTTCGTGCCGATACACGGGGAGTACCGCCAGCTGGCGCGGCACGCCCGGATCGCCAAGATGGTCTCCCCCGGCACCAGGGTGGTGCTCGCCGAGAACGGCGACGTCATCCGTATCGACGACGACGGGGCCCGGGTGGCGGAGAAGGTCGCGGCGGGCCGGATTCTGATCGACGGCACGCGTAGCGGCGAAGTGGGCGACGAGGTCCTGCGCGACCGGCGGCACCTCGCCGGCGACGGCCTGGTGGTGCCGGTCGTGGCGATCAGCCGGCAGTCGGGCACGCTCGAGGAGACGCCGGACGTCATTACCCGCGGATTCGTGCTGGATGCCCGGACCGAAGCGCTCCTCAAGGAAATCCCCGGTCTCGTGGGGTCGGCGATCGAAAGCGCGAGCGTCGAAGAGCGGACCGACCCGGGGTTGATCAAGGAGAAGATTCGCGTGGATCTGCAGCGGTTCTTCCGCAAGCGTTCGGGGCTCCGGCCGTTCGTGCTGCCGGTGGTGATGGAGATCTGA